The nucleotide window GGGGTGGCTTTGGGGGGGCATTGGAGCAGGAGCAATACAGAGCCTAATTATCAGCCCTGTGGAATTGGTGAAAATCAGAATTCAATTGCAAAGCAAAACCCATCAGCAGAACAAGCAAACAACTAGTCTCAAGAGTCCAAAAGATGCCACAAGAAGAAGAATCAAACAGGAAGGTTGGAGGGGAATCTACCGGGGATTAACCATTACTGTCCTAAGAGATTCACACTCTCATGGTTTGTATTTCTGGATATACGAGTATACAAAGGAGCAACTTCAACCTTGCTGTCACAAGAACGGCCAAGAGAGCTTTCAAACAACGCTCATAGCAGGAGCTGTTAGCTGGATAAGCTGCTATCGCCTAGATGTTGTTAAGACCAGACTCCAAGCTCAATCACATGCAAAATACAGTGGTATTGTTGATTGCTTCAGGCGAAGTGATAAAGAAGAGGGACACGCTGTGCTCTGGCGAGGTTTGGGAACGACTGTTGGCAGAGCATTCCTACTGTATGGGGCTATATTCACTGCCTATGAAACTGCTCTGAGGTACCTTTTCAACAAGGGTGACAATTATCATGCAAACGCTCAATCTGGAAAGGCATTATGAAACAGGAGTAAAGAACTGCTCCGTAAAGTGCATCAACTCCTTTGGTTGGCATAACTTAGAGCTCTGAAACACTGATCATTCACTATAACAGCAGTTATTTAGCCAATGCCTCCATATGAAAGAATTGATTGGATTGGACTCGATCATATGTTGTTTCAAAATTCAGCTATAAACATGTAAACAACAACtaaaaccaaattaatcaacGTGCCTCCACAATGTGGTAGTCAGTCATTTCATTTCAAGTCAACTATTATCAATGTTGCCATTTTCATTTTGGTATCACAAGCATGTAAACAAGCACAAGACACGCTATGCTTAACTCATCATCATGTTATTGCAAAAGTAAACCAAGAAAGATAATACTGCTCACAAATACAGaactgaaaaatacataatactATGATAAAACAACAGACAAATAAGACAAGCTAACCTATAGTCTCATCAATAAGTCTCTTCTGCACTAACAAATCGCTCAACTCTATTCTCGTTCAAATTCAAACCACCCATTGCTTCCTCCAAACCACTGCTAGCCGCAGCCAAAATATGTGGATCATTATAGTTCCTAACAGCCTGCACAATTGCCCTTACTTTCTTATAAGGATCCGAGCAGTTAAATATATCGGGTCCCAAAAACACGCCATCACAACCCAGCTGCATCATGAGCGCTGCATCTGCTGGGGTCACAATACCACCAGCTGCAAAATGTACCAC belongs to Nicotiana tabacum cultivar K326 chromosome 6, ASM71507v2, whole genome shotgun sequence and includes:
- the LOC107819696 gene encoding mitochondrial arginine transporter BAC2-like, with translation MPWYFRAMQFYIGLTETSQPATHPRTKGWLWGGIGAGAIQSLIISPVELVKIRIQLQSKTHQQNKQTTSLKSPKDATRRRIKQEGWRGIYRGLTITVLRDSHSHGLYFWIYEYTKEQLQPCCHKNGQESFQTTLIAGAVSWISCYRLDVVKTRLQAQSHAKYSGIVDCFRRSDKEEGHAVLWRGLGTTVGRAFLLYGAIFTAYETALRYLFNKGDNYHANAQSGKAL